A region from the Tindallia magadiensis genome encodes:
- a CDS encoding nucleotide-binding protein, whose amino-acid sequence MRKIAFYGKGGIGKSTLTSSIAAAIASRGYRVMQIGCDPKADSTMNLTGGEKAVPIVNYLLEQGDCDRIQDIATIGYKGIVCFEAGGPKPGTGCAGRGIVTAFELLNELDAFEMYQPDFVLYDVLGDVVCGGFAMPIRNGYAEEVVIITSGEKMALFAAGNIKMAMDHYKDRNYATLRGLILNKRNIDHEETLVRNFAESADTEVIGIVERDAAIQTYEEQNKTVIEGDPSLPVSQRIFEIADTLIHPPAAKQALSPSHTLEVV is encoded by the coding sequence GTGAGGAAAATTGCATTTTATGGAAAGGGCGGCATTGGTAAATCAACGCTTACCAGCAGCATTGCCGCTGCGATAGCATCCAGAGGGTACCGGGTGATGCAGATTGGCTGTGATCCTAAAGCAGATTCTACCATGAATTTAACAGGCGGCGAAAAAGCCGTTCCGATTGTTAACTATTTACTGGAACAAGGAGATTGTGACCGGATTCAGGACATTGCCACCATTGGATACAAAGGCATTGTTTGTTTTGAAGCCGGTGGTCCCAAACCTGGGACAGGATGTGCGGGAAGAGGGATTGTAACGGCTTTTGAACTACTGAATGAACTGGACGCGTTTGAGATGTATCAACCGGACTTTGTGCTATACGATGTGTTGGGCGACGTGGTTTGTGGCGGCTTTGCCATGCCTATCCGCAATGGCTATGCAGAAGAAGTGGTGATCATTACCTCCGGCGAAAAAATGGCTCTCTTTGCCGCTGGAAACATTAAAATGGCCATGGATCATTATAAGGACAGAAATTACGCCACACTCCGAGGACTGATTCTAAACAAACGAAACATCGATCATGAAGAAACCCTTGTCCGGAACTTTGCGGAAAGTGCGGATACAGAGGTGATTGGCATCGTGGAAAGAGACGCCGCCATTCAAACCTATGAAGAGCAGAACAAAACCGTTATTGAAGGAGATCCTAGCCTGCCGGTATCACAGCGGATTTTTGAAATTGCTGATACCCTGATTCATCCTCCGGCAGCGAAGCAAGCTCTTTCACCTTCTCATACATTAGAGGTAGTGTAA
- a CDS encoding ABC transporter ATP-binding protein → MIEMKQASFEYKKNQPIFQEVNWELSKGETLSILGPNGVGKTTLIKCLLGFQSLKSGNVLMEGIPISQYAPKDFFQRVSYVPQAKHIIFPYSVLDMVLLGRASSIGIYSKPSSKDMDIAKEAIRKVGIEHLTHCSTRQISGGQLQLVLMARAIVNQPEVLVLDEPESNLDMKNQLMILDLLERLREEMTLTIIINTHYPNHALRLGGKALLLGQNDQKDFGDAHQFINDDTIRRYFHVDSQMVEWREEEKKHQRIFPLRISKEAV, encoded by the coding sequence ATGATTGAAATGAAACAGGCGTCGTTTGAGTATAAGAAAAACCAGCCTATTTTTCAGGAGGTAAACTGGGAGCTGTCAAAGGGAGAAACCTTATCCATTCTGGGACCCAATGGCGTTGGTAAAACCACGTTGATCAAATGCCTGTTGGGCTTTCAATCCCTGAAAAGCGGTAATGTTTTGATGGAAGGCATTCCGATTTCCCAATACGCTCCAAAAGACTTTTTTCAACGAGTCAGCTATGTGCCCCAGGCAAAGCATATCATTTTCCCCTATTCGGTGTTGGATATGGTCTTGCTGGGCAGAGCATCTAGCATAGGAATCTACTCAAAACCATCTTCGAAAGACATGGACATTGCCAAAGAAGCTATTCGGAAAGTAGGGATCGAACATCTGACCCATTGCTCTACCCGCCAAATTAGTGGCGGTCAGCTTCAGTTGGTGTTAATGGCCCGGGCTATTGTTAATCAGCCGGAGGTACTGGTACTGGATGAGCCGGAGTCTAACCTAGATATGAAAAACCAGCTGATGATTCTGGATCTCCTGGAACGCTTAAGAGAAGAAATGACGTTAACCATTATTATCAACACCCATTATCCTAATCATGCCCTGCGATTAGGTGGAAAAGCCCTATTGTTGGGTCAAAATGATCAGAAAGATTTTGGCGATGCGCATCAGTTTATTAACGATGACACCATCCGTCGGTATTTTCATGTAGACAGTCAGATGGTGGAATGGCGGGAAGAAGAAAAGAAACATCAACGAATTTTTCCCCTTCGAATATCAAAGGAGGCTGTATAG
- a CDS encoding FecCD family ABC transporter permease has protein sequence MQIRRHPKKMMIGFALILALCMIGAAGIGRYMIPFDRVLSILLSPVFNLEPGWTEVERTVIWSIRVPRILLAVLIGAGLSVSGAALQALFANPLVSSHVLGVSYGAGFGAALGILLSENHLVIQALAILFGMIAIGITYKIGHSKKGVQLYMLVLAGVIVGALFQALISFIQYVADPEEKLPSIVYWLMGSLGGTSLNDLKIGIPLIGIGILMIWCIRWHLNVLSLSEEEAHSMGVNLKLLRSIIIGATTMITAVAVSLSGIIGFVGLVIPHFARMMVGHEHRVLIPATILLGGIYLLVIDTMARSVTAAEIPLSVLTAIIGAPFFALLLRRTGGRWHD, from the coding sequence ATGCAGATAAGAAGACATCCTAAGAAAATGATGATAGGGTTTGCTCTGATCTTAGCCCTTTGCATGATTGGAGCAGCGGGAATTGGAAGGTATATGATTCCTTTTGATCGGGTATTGTCTATCCTGTTATCTCCTGTTTTTAATCTGGAGCCGGGATGGACAGAAGTGGAAAGAACAGTGATCTGGAGTATCCGGGTTCCACGGATCCTGCTGGCGGTATTAATAGGTGCTGGACTATCTGTTTCCGGAGCCGCCTTACAGGCCTTATTTGCCAATCCGCTGGTCAGCAGCCATGTACTTGGAGTTTCTTACGGTGCCGGTTTTGGTGCGGCACTGGGCATTCTTTTATCAGAAAATCATTTGGTGATTCAGGCGCTGGCCATTCTTTTCGGAATGATTGCCATTGGCATTACTTATAAAATAGGGCATTCGAAAAAAGGGGTACAGCTTTATATGCTGGTGTTGGCTGGCGTTATTGTGGGAGCGCTGTTTCAGGCGCTCATCTCCTTTATTCAATATGTGGCTGATCCGGAAGAAAAACTTCCCAGCATTGTTTACTGGCTGATGGGAAGCCTGGGCGGCACCAGTCTTAATGATCTGAAAATAGGCATACCACTGATTGGTATCGGGATCCTGATGATCTGGTGCATCCGATGGCACCTGAATGTCCTTTCCTTATCCGAAGAGGAAGCTCACTCTATGGGCGTTAATTTGAAATTACTACGAAGCATTATTATCGGAGCGACCACTATGATTACGGCGGTGGCCGTATCTCTCTCCGGAATTATTGGTTTTGTAGGCTTAGTGATTCCTCATTTTGCCCGAATGATGGTGGGACATGAACATCGGGTGTTAATACCGGCAACTATTTTATTAGGCGGCATTTACCTGCTGGTCATTGACACCATGGCTCGCTCTGTTACGGCAGCGGAAATCCCCCTTTCCGTATTAACGGCCATTATTGGAGCGCCTTTCTTTGCATTGTTGTTAAGAAGAACAGGAGGTAGATGGCATGATTGA